TCAGTAATGAGAACTGCAAATGAAGCGTGGATGCTACGAGAGAGACTATAGATTCCCAAGGCATCTAATGTCAAAGGCTTGTTCCTAACTTGTACTGAGGTATTCCTGCTAAAAATTAAACGTTTAgctgtaaatgtttgttttctttcatggGACACTGACATAGGCATAATACTGCCACCATTACATAAATCTTCATGTCTGGTTACAGCCTGACTTAAAGAGGACTCAGCATGCTCAATTCCATCTCATCCACATTTTTACCCTTGGACCAGCTTAGCATTGAGAGAAATTCTTTTATACTGGtgtctgtctgaaacaaaccaTTCAACTCCTCTTACTTTAAGCCAGATTTCTTCTGATTGGGGACTCGTTGCGAACAGAAGGGTTTAACAgttggtgggtggggcttctgtgctcacagccagagctgtatACCTGAGATggccatattagggatatcttTTCACAGGGATTACATGTACacatgctgacctcattatcgGAAACTATGGCCAACCTTTAATACTATatataaggaaaagcataactGGTCCCCTTTAAGTCCCATACACTGAGATGATCCTAGTAGTTATTAAAAGCATATTTTCATGTTATGGCCTTGTAGTTTGACAtcactttttttccctgtaaaaagtttttgttttatttttttaaacataccaCATCTTCCTCAATATAAAATCTTACATATCATTTTTAGATGTTCATTGGGCCTCATGCAAGAACATTTTGTGTTCTTATCCTAAATCTCTTCTCTATAGTATTTGCTAAAAAGGTTAAGTTGAATACACAAAATTTTACCTGTGATCACTGGCATAATCACGGCTCCAAAATCCCTACGACAGGCTGCCGCCTATTACTGTGTCATAATATGCCAGTGTGCACAACCAGGGAAAATGGTGAATTTGCGAGCCATGATGACGACACAGTGAATTATTGAAGTTAATTTGTTATATTTAAACTAGTTTGATTCTTATTAAGAAAACTAGGCAATTTGCCTGCCTACCTATGAGCTGAAAGGAGTGACCACTCGTGGGAAAGCATCGTCCCACAAACATGTTGTTCTTGCATGAGGCCCTTTGAGCATGAGTCTGTTCACCCCCCCCCTTCTGTTCATGGTGGAAGCCAAATACTACTGTACCCCTTAGAAAGCTAAAACATGATGCTGAGGAAGAACTATGCATTGTGAAGTTCGTGCTCTGTGTCAGTTTTGCCGATGGCGTCAGGATTGGAGAGGGGGTCCAAGTCGGCAAACAGGTTGAACCATGCTGTGAGGTCTTTGGACGTCCCTCCTGcctctattttaaaaaaaaagaagttaacaAATGTAAATGTCACCAAGAAAACTTGCTGTGAAAGTTTGGTGAAAATCATGCAGCTGCCTGAAAGTATGAATGGAAACTAGCCAAGAGCTCTTAAAACATGAGCACAGTTTTTAGTTTGCCCATTTCATTCATATCTTCTAATATGTTTGACTTCTGTCACCTGGGCCTACCTTTCGCTGGTGGCTTAGGAGTGCTCTGATTGGCTCCTGATGAGTGCTCGGTTGCCTGAGTGGCAGAATGAGGGGCCCAATCTGAAGAGGAGATGCAGATTTGGGTTGGTCATAAACCCTAATAAACCTGAATTACTTTGTAGATGGTGCTGCTGCACCCTGACCTTGCCTTGAAAATGTTTAAGAATATTGAAAATGAGCCATTTATTCTTGATTTGCCAGTTTGGACTGCATCCTGAATTCTGTGACTCCTTTTTTGGATCTATCTGCTCTGCTTTCTGCTGGCTTGAACCGCCTCTTTAAGTACTGACCTCTTTCACCACAATCCAAGATGCTCTTGAAGACATAGGGGAGGTTTAATCTATGGGAGAGATCCACAGTAACGAGTATAGCTTGAAAACTTATTATGGGGCAAACTCAGCAAACATTTTGAGTGTTTTCTTTAAATCCAATTTGGCTGGGGATCCTATATATGCACTTCTTGTCACAGTGACCTTTCAAGTTAATTAAGTTAAAATAATTGCCCGGAGGCATTTCAAGACGACGAGATTTTATTCTAGGAGGACTTTTGGCCACACTCTGTTCATCCCACAAGCTGTAAATTAATTGATAGCAACCGAAAGCCATTACACCGATGTAGAAGTATCAAAAACTCGTGTATCAAATATAATACACTAGGAGTTAAAGAGTTAACCATTATAGTATTTGTCTAAATACTATTTAGACAAAGTAATGCATCATCTTGTTACAGTGATCCAAGAAGGGGACCATACAGCCAACTCacagcaacagcaaaaataaaggatcTTTAATTTTGTACATTGTTCTATAAGTTTCAGCCTCTTCCAGCGGTCTGAATATGACAACTCAATTGCTCTGTggtaaatttcatttaaaaaataaagctaaaacTTTTAGCTGTACCATATAGCCTGGCCTTCCTCTGCGATGATGGAACTGCCTTTATAACTTCACCAGTTTGAGATTTGGGACATTTAGCTGTAGTTCTCGGTTCACTGTCACTTGCTCCATTTTTCTTCTGGTGTGTGGttctgtgatgatgatgaagagcaGCAGGTGTGCCCaaaacatcagattttttttttttttttgtggcgcAACAACAAAGTGCAAGCGTTCTGCACCTCCCTCTGTTTCAGTGTGGACGTGCATGTGTTTTCTAGTTTTTGGTTTTATAATGACACAAATTATACTCTTTGGCACGCTGATACACGGGCCTCTCTTTGCACTTGATAAAGAAATACTCAAAACTCCCACCTCTCAATAAACTGTCCTTTTTTGTGCCACGTTGTTAACTAGCTTGTATGTGCAGTGGAGGTACACCCCTCTGCTGAACTAGCCTGTGCATGGGAGGTTtgtcattatgcaaatgagagTTACAACTAGACTGCCTAGACTAAAAGTGATCTGTATGCCATATAAAGTCTGCCCTGTTAGTCTCATGGCCAACTTTTGAGAGGAGAGAATTAGCAAAGAAGCTCTGTTTTACTGTAAGAAGTAGTTCTACACTTCAGCCCTTCTACCTGCACAGACTTTCATTCAGTGCTTTGTAATCGTTTTTACCTCTACCGACCTTTGCCCTAATTGTCGTTGTTTACTGTTTTGTGTTCCCTTAATCTGGGGTTCAGTCTGTCATATCagttaaaagtagaaaatatatGTTCAGCAGCTTTTTATGGGAAGAGATTAAGGTCCCAGCccccctatcccagctgtcataaggcagggtacaccctgtacaggttgcctgttgcagggctcacacctatgggcaattttagaatcaccaattaacctaaccccactaactgcatgtctttggactgtgggaggaaactggagtacacggagaatatgcaaactctttgccaaggtggattcgaacctaggaccttcttgctgtgcgGCAGCAGTGCTAagcaccacaccaccgtgctctCCCAGATTCTTACATTTTGTCTagaaaatgcacacaaactACATGTTCTTTATAGCAGTGTGCAACTCACAGCCTTCAAAGCTGGAAATGGACAAAACCAAGTCAACAATACCAGATGAGATGGTAGCAGCCAGAATCGAGGCCAAGAGGAGATGGAAAGTACTTGGCAATTACTTACGGGTAAGCAGATCTAATTGCCATATTCTAACAGCCGCCTACTATTACTTTGACAGATGTGGAGCTGATGAATCATTTTAAAGCCACTTTTCTATGTGCAAGccatttttgggggggcagGTCAATTTAGCTCTGCCTTAATGATTTTTCTAACTCACTCATTCATAGAAAAACAATGTAACTTATTTAGTTTTTAGGAATATTTATCTCACATTAATGTATAATTAAATTCAATTATGGCTAATGGTTAATGATGGCTAATTTTTAGAGGCTCTGTGTGGTGGTCACGGTGAGAGAATCTTCCTAATGGTGCAAAATCCAAATGGTCTATTCTTCTGAATTCTAAAGAGCCTTCTTGGACCTGGTTCACTCTTGTCTAGTAGCACAATtacaccacagacacacacaggctgctATTTTCTGACCTGAGATGGAAGACTGCAGATTATTCAAACTCTGGTCCAAAAGCTGTGATGGTAGAAAGAAGGAGTTTTCCTTGTCCTGGGACTCTGCTCGTCTGCTGGATGCTGCACCTGCTCCCTCATCAGTCTCTCCAAACACTTCCGTCCACTCCCGAGAAAAATCGCCCTCGTCCACAGACAACCCGCCCAGGATCTCATTGAGTAAGGCCATGCTGTccttctcctctccctctgaCTCTGGATAGCAACAAAGAGATTTGAGTGTTTAGACTAGAGTTATTAGACTGGACCATTTATACTCGTTTCCAGcaccatatttttattcactgGTGTTCTGTGTTTACAGCTGTGTGCTGGAGACAACCATATCAGGCCTCAAAGTGGAAAAatgatagaatagaatagaatagaatagaatagaatagaatagaatgcctttattgtcattatacaggatgtacaatgagattggagggccactcctgttcagtgccatgtaacagaaaatcaaactctctaaaataaaaatattataatattataatctattatgatcaatataatcaagagatatacagaaataaacaatgtgtaaaatatacaaaaaaaatagaatgtataaaaatatatacatacattggtgcatctgtacattgtaagaaaaataaatatgtgtatacatataataatgaagatgatgaatattgcactagtgaatgaatactggatattacacaatataggaatgtcagatattgttcagtatgaataatataatattgcacagttacggtgggtgagtgtgtgagttcagggtggtgattgctctggcgaagaaacacAGGCTAGgccattgcagcaactcaaaatggtagtaagggtccccaggctagCCCACCCACCCCCCATTCTGCTTAGCCGGACTATGAGTGAGAGATATATGATTGAATGCTGACTACAGGGACACAGCACAAGTGGACATGAGATAAAGATAAAGTGATAAAGAAAAATTGGATGATCATAATAATTGATTAGGCCTGCAATGGAACAGCGAGCTGTCCAGATGTGCCCCACCTCTcgtcagctgtgataggctccagccctcctgtgATCCTGAACTATGGAAAAATTGACTGATGCAAGGATGGATAATAGGCCCCCTTTAGTATTTTATTTCCTTCTTAGTCCTCTTATTCTCAGTAGATTATTTAACAGTGAAGTCAGTTATTATTATGCAGCCTAAAATGTAACAATAAGCACATGTGCAGCTGTTTCTATAGAAATTAAGTAACAGATTTAGTTGTATTTTACCTTCTCTGGTCATGTTGCTGGTGCTTTCATTTGCAAGACAGACGAGTCTATAAATGTGAGAAACAGAAAGCAGGTTTGTAACATTTTGTTCATACATGACATGAACAACGTGCCAACATCACAGAACAGTAATATAATGCAGTTTTTCTGCATTATATTACTGTTCtgcacaaggtgtcctttggcaCAGGTCCCCTGATGTGACAACCAGAGCAGTACTGGAGGAGATAACAGCCCTGGTTTTAGGGAGTATGTGTTAGGGTGTTTGGAAATGATGCTGTGTGTCCCATTCAGAccttttttcttgtgtttgtgtgtgttttgctggtTGGGTGTAGGCACTTAAAGCTTGGTTAGATTTAGGGAAAGATTGCGGTTTGTCTAAGTACACCCCTTCACAGCTGTAACCCTGATGAGCTCAGAGAGACAGTCCCTTTAAGCTAATGCCGTAACCCGTTGCATCACACGCTGCTGCCTGAGGTCTGCATAAACGAGACATGCCAGTGGCTttaagaaaacagcaaaaactgaTGCCACATGGATGAGTCAGGCTGACCTACAACTGGTTCTTTGTGTTCAGACTGAGTCAGTCTGATTCTGTTGGTATACGTGTTTGGTATTCCTGCATAACAACAGATATTTTGTGAAACTCACTGATCATCtgtagtttcttctttttttgcttcctctgtttcTGCTTTAGCTTTATTCTTGCCCTTCTTTTTAGTCATCTTGTCCGTGGGGTCTTTTAAAGTCTGGagcaataattttttaaaaaacaaaaaacatcacttATTGTTATTACGTGTCTTTAGTGTCAGCATTTAGTACTGTTATTATTGAGACTCTGACCTTAATTGCGGAGAACTCATAATGCTGACAGCCCTTGAAGCTCTCATGGATGGCTGCCATAGTGTGGGATGTCTTCTCCCAGAAGTGCAAAAGTGTCGTCtgaaacacacaagaaaaaagtcaCATGCTTAGCTGCTCAAGGTAAAAGTAGTAATTCTCCCCAGTGGATGATAGTTTAACCTGCTGACTAAGCCACATGTGGCAGAGCCACTGAAAACACCATATTTAAGTGCACGCAGACAGCTGGGACCTGTGAGGTGTACCTGGTATGTGGTTAAAACATGAGAGAGGAGGTTGCAGCGGCTGGCTCCCAGCAGGTCCACTTTCTGGCAGACGTCATTCTTCAGTTTGTCAAAGCTTGTTTTGGTTGTGCGCACCTGAGCCTGAACCTGAGAGAGAACCAAGTCACCTAGTATCACGTAGCACACAGTGAAAATGCGAACAGTGGCGTTCTCGTTCGCTGAACTGTAAGAGACGCCGGTGCTCCTGCAGGTGGACCATCTGTGGGTATGTTCTGCCCTCTAGTGGCAGtttttgtaactgtttttcttgatttttgatgtttttgttgtctCTTCTGATTGTGTAAAATTATCACTGAAATAATTAGTCAATGAGGATTTGTTGATGATGTCATGATAACTGATGTTTTGGGGGTTTAAATTGTTCCATAAAAACAAGATATAAATATGAAGCTAACAGAGGTACTGGCAGATGATGATGGACATTTTCCactgtttgacattttttaGACTGAacatttaattgaaaaaaatgacagattaaTTAATGATTGCTGGAGGCCCTATGGCAAAGGAGGAAATTGAATTTGTGGAAGTCATAATATTTTTGCGAGTTTCCCACAGACTGCGTTGGCAGGGCTCTGATATTACTGTTTTTATGTTGCTCTAGGCAGGAACAGCACTTCATCATATCAACTTTGGGTTGCAGTCTGAGAAGTACTCATTAAATTAACAAAAGAACAATTAATTGGATTATGTGCAGTTGCAACTTATTACTGGTATATAGACATGACTTTTCATAGGGGGTGTCAGTGTGAACtatcatgcataccagagagaATGCAGGCATTAGTCATGTTTGTCTGCTCACTGCTGTGCTATCGAAAAAGACGAACCTTTCTGAATTTCTCCATCTGTTTATGTGTATCCGGGTCGAGCTCCTGAGACACATCCTTCATCCAAAGCAACGCTCCTCGATACTCCGTCCTCGACTGCTCCATTCGATTCACTGTGAGCCACGTGTCTGAGATGGCACGATAACGAAACGTTTCCACCTCCTGGTACAAACGGCACAGCGGGTTCCTCAGAGCCAGTCTGCAGAGTGTCGTATTAAAATCCATATTAAGGTGCTGCGTGTGGCTCTCGCGTGATCATATGGAAAATTTGTCACGTATTGTCTACATAGCAGATCACAGGCTGCAGATTTATTCAGCTGCACTGAAAAGTATCTCAGCTCCTCCGCGGCAAAAGCTTTAAAtgatcttggaaaagcaaactCAAGAATCAAAAAGGCtgagcagtggaaaaaaaaaaaaatagaaatactgGCACAAACAAAATCATCAGTATGACATTCAGGCTACCACTGATGCTGCAAGATTAACGCTATAACATTTAATTTCATATTGATAATTGTTATTGCTGCTAATGTCTGATTGCCACACAGATTCAGGTCCATGAATTGCTGTTTTCAGTGGAGTGAGAGTCTCTACGCTGACCTGTCGTCTGCTCTGTAAAGGCAGTTATTTGAttgctgctgatgaacatttcTGATATGATCTGGACCCACTCTCTCCTACATCCCTCTTGTGGATTCGAGGTGATACAGTTAGCTGACCTTTGAAGCCATTTTCTAGCGTGTTATTTTCAGGATGTGTCAGGCTGCACATTGATGCGTGTCGCTTACCTCTGCTGTGATGAAAAGCAGAGAGCTTTCCCCGTGGCTTGCATGATCTTTCCAGCTCTGGTTTTATCCTGAGAGCCCTGAGAGCGCAGGAAACGACCAAGCTCGTTCTCTTCTTGGGAAAGGACTGCGCAGTAAGAGATGGGAAGCACTTTTTCATATCTTAATAATGCTTACTGTTTGGCTTGGCATCCTGAAACTCTTCAACTCAATCAACAGTTCATACTTTCAGCATTCAACTAAGGTTTCTGTTTCCTCAAAAAActtaatgcttttaatttgaactCACAGCAGATCCTCCTCTGATACTGCTCAATGACCTTCAGCAGCTCCATGCACGTTCTCTGGATGGAGTGGAAGacctgcagggaaaaaaaatagcataaaCGCACTGTCAAATGAAATTAATGATTAATGGAACTGTTAATCATAAATCACtaatgattttaaatgaaacatcaattttcattttcagcagacaacatttgtgtgtttcagtgacaCATTGTGTTACCTAATGCGAGTTTATCATATTAAAAGGCTAATTGATCATTAGAAAAACTCTTTTCCAATTATGTTAGCACAGCTGAAAGCTGTTCTGATGATTAAAGATGCAATTAATTCAGCCAGTTGAGTTTCCAGAGAATCGGGACTTTTTTTGAATTCATTTATTGTCTCAAAACAAGgaagtaaataaaaaactgtCTTCTGAAACTCTTTAGAGTATTTTTGTTGTAAGAAATTAATATTATTCCATGCAGGAAGCTGCCAAATAACTCAGGATTTAATACAACAGTACATACTATTCCCTTCATAGAACAGCGAAAAATGACTCCAACCAGAATAGAATGAAAAGGAGGATGGTGCAGTGCAGCTGAGCAAGTGGACAATGGAAGTggagatgaaaaataaagctcAGACAACAGATGGATAAAGACTGGATTTGAGGCATTTGGAGCACAAAGAGTATTTGTGAGGTGTGGGAGCTTCATAACACCTTTTGGTGGTGGTAATCTTGGAGAGCCGTACAGGGTAAAAGGGACCTTGAACAAAAAAGGCCAGTGCTTTGCTGTGCCGTGTGGATATTGCTCATTTGGAACCAATTTCTTTCTACATCTGCAGACCCAAACCACAGATTCAAACTGTGCAAGAACTGTTTAGAGAGAGCACTCAGACAGCCGCATTCTGACTATAATGGAGTGGCCAGCACACTCACCAATCTCAGCCCTAGAGTCATTGAGGTTACAGCTTCACTGCATGTACGCAAATGCCCATCAAACCAAAAAATACAGTGGATTCAGACTCAATCATCTATTGTGCAGGAGAGTCAATTTTAAGCAGTATTTTAGTGTTTAGAGCCTTTACTGTGGCACTGAATTGTGTTCCCGTTTGCTTCAATATTTGCTGTGTTCAGAATTTGACTGGAGTTACATTGTAGCAAGTTGAAAGGAGCAGGCAGAGattaaaaggacaaaaacatcTGTGAGATGTAAGCTGGAGGAGTGCTTTATGCCAAATATGATGGAGAAATCTTATGGTTGTGGAGACGCTTTTGTTGGGAAATTTGGAgatttttacaaaataaaaagaatcttGAACAAAGAAGGCTGCTTCATTTTGCAGGAGTCAGTTTGCTCCAATAACGGGTCACAGCCACGACTTCAGACTATGCAAAACTGAAGAAGAAGCCGTCATCTGTCTATAACGGAGTGGCCAAAGCAGTCTGTGTATCATAAAAAACCAATCCAACTTGCAGTAAGTATGGGGTGAAATTTCTTAAGATTATTTCAACAAACAGCCAAATACTAAAGGCTGTGGAAAGCAAAATTTTAAGGACaaaattattttggatttaaaatgttatttctaAACCTTACTGCATTAAATATTCACTTTGCACTTCAtttgtttgatgtgttttcatttaaagaaaaaaaaattataccacAAGCCTTTAAGCGGAAGTATAGATACCCTATTTTAAAAGTGAAGCTCAAACTTTTTGGACAACCTGTACTTCACAACAGGGAATATTATTTCTTAGATAGACTATTCTCCCAAACGTATtccctcacccatccaaatcattgagttcaggtgttccagtcccttccatgtccacaggtgtataaaccaagtacctcggcatgcagactgcttctacaaacattagtgaaagaatgggtcgctctcagctcagattccagcgtggtaccgtgataggatgatacctgtgcaacaagtccactcctgaaatttcctcactactaaatattccacagtcagctgttagtgggattttaaaaaattagaaacaattgggaatgacagcagctcagccatgaagtggtaggccacgtaaaatcacagagtggggtcagaggatgctgagggtcatagtgtgcagaggtcaccaactttctgcagagtcaatcactacagacctccaaccttcatgtggccttcagatcagctcaagaacagagagagcttcatgaatgggtttccatggcagctgcatccaagccttccatcaccaagaaTGATGCAAagcgttgatgcagtggtgtaaagcacgccgccactgttGGTGGTTGCcactgttcccctggcaaccaccaaacccagaggagtctgggtttggtggttgcccggggaacggtacctgtctgactgcattgtgccaagtgtaaagtttggtggaggggggggggggggggggggggggggggggtgggggttttgGTGTGGGGGtgcttttcaggagttgggctcggccccttagctccagtcaaaggaactcttaatgtttcagcagaccaagacatttgggacaatttgatcctcccaactctgtgggaacagtttggggatggccccttcctgttccaacatggctgcacaccagtgcaccaagcagctccataaagacatggatgagccagtttggtgtggaagaacttgactggcctgcacagagtcctgacacCTTCAGGAAGGCACCAGGTCCAGACGGCGTCTCCCCCTCCTGTCTTTAGCT
This window of the Archocentrus centrarchus isolate MPI-CPG fArcCen1 chromosome 16, fArcCen1, whole genome shotgun sequence genome carries:
- the ica1 gene encoding islet cell autoantigen 1 codes for the protein MEGGNFGYSRDHLDRFIQSQDSSVVNKFQQKYWKTKQTLIKVTGKKEDEHVVASDADLDAKLEVFHSIQRTCMELLKVIEQYQRRICFLSQEENELGRFLRSQGSQDKTRAGKIMQATGKALCFSSQQRLALRNPLCRLYQEVETFRYRAISDTWLTVNRMEQSRTEYRGALLWMKDVSQELDPDTHKQMEKFRKVQAQVRTTKTSFDKLKNDVCQKVDLLGASRCNLLSHVLTTYQTTLLHFWEKTSHTMAAIHESFKGCQHYEFSAIKTLKDPTDKMTKKKGKNKAKAETEEAKKEETTDDQLVCLANESTSNMTREESEGEEKDSMALLNEILGGLSVDEGDFSREWTEVFGETDEGAGAASSRRAESQDKENSFFLPSQLLDQSLNNLQSSISDWAPHSATQATEHSSGANQSTPKPPAKEAGGTSKDLTAWFNLFADLDPLSNPDAIGKTDTEHELHNA